From Aspergillus fumigatus Af293 chromosome 3, whole genome shotgun sequence, a single genomic window includes:
- the hasB gene encoding MFS-type transporter hasB has translation MSEEAPKHEAPSVISPIENEEKGLAPKPLERVPPNGGAKAWACVAGSFLLQFCSFGYVNACGIFQLYYQETMLKDQTSSALAWITTLQIFLLFMFGPAVGKMIDVYGCRRTLPPFSIGAVFSVCMLSLCTKYWQVMLAQGVAFGLAAAGLSLPAMATATQWFSTKKGLAVGIVSAGSSLGGVIYPCMLPRLIEQVGFASAVRWTALMQGILLFIANLLCSSPYPPLGRASKEASAEKDATEPTPRRSGLRGFKSLPWGFFVLGCFFTMWGLFAPLNYLPEMAALHGYQSFARYTLAIANAGSLVGRIVPGWVSDIIGQFNTMCIVTSLSGVLVLAFWLPLEFHTSLAGIIVFALLFGFVSGGFVSLGPPCVVSLAEDRVDEIGVKLGGFCLAIALGALTGLPIEGAIKDREGNKFTGLMCFAGATMILGGVCTGTARVFKGGPRLMKKV, from the exons ATGTCGGAAGAAGCGCCTAAGCACGAAGCTCCCTCAGTGATCAGCCCAATAGAAAACGAGGAGAAAGGCCTGGCCCCCAAACCCCTCGAGCGCGTGCCGCCCAATGGTGGTGCCAAGGCGTGGGCTTGCGTTGCAGGCTCGTTTTTGCTACAGTTTTGTTCATTCGGCTACGTCAATGC ATGTGGGATCTTCCAATTGTACTACCAGGAGACCATGCTCAAGGACCAAACATCATCAGCCTTGGCGTGGATCACTACCCTTcagatcttcctgctttTTATGTTCGGTCCCGCTGTCGGCAAAATGATTGATGTCTATGGATGTCGCCGGACGCTTCCACCATTCAGCATCGGGGCTGTGTTTTCCGTATGCATGCTGAGCTTGTGCACCAAGTACTGGCAGGTCATGCTGGCGCAGGGAGTCGCCTTCGGTCTGGCTGCCGCTGGGCTCTCTCTTCCCGCTATGGCGACGGCGACGCAGTGGTTCTCGACTAAGAAAGGGTTGGCCGTTGGCATTGTGTCCGCGGGTAGCAGTCTCG GTGGAGTGATTTATCCATGTATGCTCCCTCGACTGATAGAACAGGTCGGCTTCGCGTCGGCGGTTCGTTGGACTGCCCTCATGCAAGGCATCCTTTTGTTCATTGCCAACCTTCTCTGCTCGTCTCCCTACCCGCCGCTTGGTAGAGCAAGTAAAGAAGCCTCTGCAGAGAAGGATGCTACAGAACCTACTCCCCGCCGCAGTGGTCTTCGTGGATTCAAGAGTTTGCCCTGGGGTTTCTTCGTTTTGGGTTGTTTCTTCACCATGTGGGGGCTTTTTGCGCCCCTGAATTACCTCCCAGAGATGGCTGCGCTCCATGGATATCAGAGCTTTGCTCGGTACACCCTGGCTATTGCCAATGCCGGATCCCTGGTTGGCCGGATTGTGCCTGGCTGGGTAAGTGACATCATCGGACAGTTCAACACCATGTGCATCGTGACCAGTCTCTCCGGAGTCTTGGTGTTGGCCTTCTGGCTGCCACTGGAGTTTCATACGTCTCTGGCCGGGATTATTGTGTTTGCCTTGCTCTTCGGTTTTGTCAGCGGCGGCTTCGTGAGCCTGGGGCCCCCTTGTGTCGTCTCGCTTGCGGAAGACCGTGTGGATGAGATCGGGGTGAAGCTCGGCGGCTTCTGCTTGGCCATTGCGCTGGGAGCACTGACCGGCCTTCCTATCGAAGGGGCAATCAAAGACCGCGAAGGCAACAAATTCACGGGTCTGATGTGCTTTGCTGGAGCAACGATGATTCTCGGGGGGGTATGCACGGGGACCGCTCGGGTGTTCAAGGGCGGACCGCGACTCATGAAGAAAGTTTGA
- the hasA gene encoding Zn(II)2Cys6 domain-containing transcription factor hasA translates to MTSTLPYLTSPPATHPSNSDHKKLRSACDSCHQCKVKCSGGSPCFRCTSKGLNCRYGYQNRAGKPKGSKNRKTLEREHQLRMEWLTSQLRDANGGLGNLNIDLSDPTTLLPSPFFQSTRWKQGHMLPQSSVQPTPANQCIKSTEHESECLPTPQGLDTWTMDLGPIAQTPRESTSESLEAFTTPISFTGGGETYLRQLSDPTTPISFGFPSPHARLDGTGDPCACVQTQAVNISTLHQLTCRDRSDRFDLAMKSITSTLETCEKFVVCEACDKSVASILLTLSAIELIFTLFEQLTMNNRRLSPPEEEQRLIPCSLGDYKVTKEESQAIRNVLVKMTLSKGKQALNALQNLVNGSVDFLDESGPCEASQHDSNNANEPMLSGLSVTDRNYMTQCISRKNAALEVLMAAVAV, encoded by the exons ATGACTTCTACACTTCCTTATTTGACCAGTCCTCCAGCAACCCATCCGAGCAATTCCGATCACAAAAAGCTACGCTCGGCCTGTGATTCGTGTCATCAGTGCAAGGTCAAGTGCTCGGGGGGGTCTCCATGTTTCCGTTGCACGTCCAAGGGCTTGAACTGTCGCTACGGTTATCAAAACAGGGCAGGAAAGCCCAAAGGGAGCAAAAACCGGAAGACATTAGAGAGAGAGCATCAGCTACGGATGGAATGGCTGACAAGTCAATTGCGGGATGCCAACGGAGGGCTGGGAAACCTGAACATCGATCTCTCCGATCCGACGACACTACTACCAAGTCCATTTTTCCAGTCAACCCGCTGGAAACAG GGCCATATGCTTCCCCAATCTTCTGTGCAGCCGACGCCGGCCAACCAATGCATCAAGTCGACCGAACATGAGAGCGAATGCCTTCCCACGCCGCAGGGCTTGGACACGTGGACCATGGACCTAGGCCCGATTGCTCAGACCCCCAGGGAAAGCACATCAGAGAGCCTTGAAGCTTTCACGACACCCATCTCATTCACAGGTGGCGGCGAGACGTACTTGCGGCAACTCAGTGACCCCACCACACCGATATCCTTTGGGTTCCCGTCCCCTCATGCGCGTCTCGACGGGACGGGGGATCCGTGCGCCTGCGTTCAAACACAAGCGGTCAACATATCCACTCTACATCAGCTCACCTGTCGTGACAGGTCCGATCGATTCGACTTGGCCATGAAATCCATCACATCCACCCTCGAGACGTGTGAGAAATTCGTCGTCTGTGAGGCCTGCGACAAATCCGTTGCATCCATCCTCCTAACGCTTTCCGCAATCGAGCTGATCTTCACATTATTTGAGCAACTGACCATGAACAACCGCCGCCTGTCGCCTccggaagaagagcagcgcCTGATCCCCTGCTCGCTGGGGGACTACAAAGTCACCAAGGAAGAGAGTCAGGCTATCCGGAATGTTCTGGTCAAGATGACCCTCTCCAAGGGGAAACAAGCCCTCAATGCATTACAAAACCTGGTGAATGGATCCGTAGACTTTCTGGACGAAAGCGGGCCATGCGAGGCTTCCCAGCACGACTCCAACAACGCCAATGAGCCAATGCTGAGTGGCTTGTCCGTCACCGATCGAAATTACATGACCCAATGTATCAGCCGCAAAAATGCGGCATTGGAGGTTCTCATGGCCGCGGTTGCCGTCTAG
- the hasC gene encoding O-methyltransferase hasC, which produces MENELEHLNWNIKHALLQLEGPLAQELDSCLEVSPGALSPSNSVYQKILDTVQVLDKLLVTLTPPHMTLVDGVFAFTNSKVLLCASEYALADHVQKLQPCSISQLAEATGLHEQGLFQIVRYLREMGYFSQDPKTGLLSNNRLSNLLRKDHWATWINWVDFFPREYYDLLSRLPDQLRSDQPKTATELFYNTDKPIYQYLAETGRAAGFHKVTGTGSVVEAPGLLADYPWEEVKSETVVDVGAGVGDFIRSYLEKFPDATAAAFELPSTAEILKQRFPDDDPLTSRIVSITGGDFFQDPIPESSVYLLRWILHNWGDEDCIKLLRRIRETMVIKPGVSRVLIIESVLFDGRLGRGARYADIRMLARCRNKERTLGEYRKLAEEAGWRLNRVVSPRGCLTQIMELRPVGACTGSPRANGNGNSAGGLEWESELM; this is translated from the exons ATGGAAAACGAACTTGAGCATTTGAACTGGAACATCAAGCATGCGTTGTTGCAGCTTGAAGGTCCTTTGGCGCAGGAGCTTGATTCCTGTCTTGAAGTGTCTCCAGGGGCGCTGAGTCCGTCGAATTCAGTCTACCAGAAGATCTTAGACACTGTGCAGGTCTTGGACAAGCTTCTCGTCACCCTGACTCCGCCCCATATGACGTTGGTAGATGGAGTTTTTG CTTTTACGAACAGCAAGGTCCTGCTGTGTGCGTCCGAATACGCACTGGCGGACCAcgtccagaagctgcagccTTGCAGCATTTCGCAGCTGGCCGAAGCCACCGGATTGCACGAACAAGGTTTATTCCAGATAGTTCGCTATCTGCGTGAGATGGGGTACTTTTCACAGGATCCTAAGACCGGCCTCCTGTCCAACAACCGGCTCTCCAACCTCCTCCGCAAAGACCACTGGGCGACCTGGATCAACTGGGTTGACTTTTTCCCGCGCGAATACTATGACCTCCTCTCGCGTCTGCCAGACCAGTTGCGAAGCGATCAGCCAAAGACTGCCACAGAGCTTTTCTACAACACCGACAAGCCCATCTACCAGTATCTGGCCGAAACTGGCAGAGCTGCCGGCTTCCACAAAGTCACCGGTACGGGTAGTGTCGTCGAGGCCCCTGGGCTGCTGGCCGACTACCCATGGGAGGAAGTCAAGTCGGAGACTGTGGTCGACGTCGGCGCCGGAGTAGGAGACTTTATCCGGTCTTACCTGGAGAAGTTCCCCGATGCCACGGCCGCTGCCTTCGAGCTGCCGTCGACCGcggagatcctcaagcagcgGTTCCCCGACGATGACCCTCTGACCAGCCGAATCGTCTCGATCACCGGAGGGGACTTCTTCCAGGACCCAATTCCAGAATCATCTGTCTACCTCCTCCGATGGATCTTGCATAACTGGGGCGACGAGGATTGTATCAAGCTGCTTCGTCGAATCCGGGAGACCATGGTCATCAAGCCGGGAGTAAGCCGTGTTTTGATTATTGAGTCGGTCTTGTTTGACGGGCGTCTGGGACGCGGGGCCCGGTACGCTGATATTCGCATGCTGGCCAGGTGCAGGAACAAAGAGCGCACGCTGGGGGAGTATCGaaagctggcggaggaggctGGATGGCGGCTGAACCGGGTGGTCTCCCCCCGTGGATGTCTCACTCAGATCATGGAGCTGCGCCCTGTGGGTGCATGCACGGGGTCACCACGTGCTAATGGTAATGGCAATAGTGCCGGAGGATTGGAATGGGAGTCTGAGTTGATGTAG